Proteins encoded in a region of the Ptychodera flava strain L36383 chromosome 4, AS_Pfla_20210202, whole genome shotgun sequence genome:
- the LOC139131372 gene encoding uncharacterized protein — protein sequence MPLSASFAFCLWILLWRSSLIFGQQLGRVIDDKVLDDLFRKMGQAYVDEFQIEEENLVFEVVAEDTIGEAEFWVVDFQPYKYNEDALPVDPDNGDIIADNTGQCSNVMPVGTFSANGAGFYFTDDGNFVTRNVSIVDAKEGNFKRLFSSYVRGPTYSEPDQYGQNVTKRDYHMKYRGNLGFFFNCTNSNGDNIWTYQNTTDTIEYQTTVYVTNVRPIDPTDGTQGFGFVSSSISLIYRLSRIAIANFVLSSSPLIKPIIDFVIVRPYFDDSGNPVTSLARIEIQFKTYIPSSQADGALLYYLNGTENYQPENNQNSLARHLNFTLPIELEPCIFVTSDQCIQTWNFELILNVDDSVVEDDMPIDATGVFTFQYKQYQCSDTTTEPPTGCAETIASTFTISMDITLQTVVIVRDAERDYPSLYLLSITGTNGNDLRGGVRAGNRGVNHLEPVNMKIQMLPEFLRDLFNLELTLFMVCKEDQTANLGGCLDVDVGNRYIAYKHDDFRFTAVDDNGDDQSYSFSDLSLDAWQPDGDNTTQQYLDYHGYDQGTNIYDIDFTNSALSQERLEYTITTVFRLNEKTEGVLTPARRKRSFAERYGRDGRDNRVLMVHRTVYTRSAPDSAIVRRDAERGSRQRRDIMTRARDPTDHHVAFMYAGCPEGSLFDESTYSCICTVEDEYYSEKSFTCVSSKSIGDTPSINPSSGDKLHPYYILYFNVILFLALSAYLTI from the exons ATGCCTCTGTCGGCGTCGTTTGCGTTTTGTCTATGGATTCTCCTATGGCGCTCGTCGTTGATATTTGGTCAACAGCTCGGTCGGGTTATCGATGACAAGGTGCTTGATGACCTCTTCAGAAAGATGGGTCAAGCCTATGTGGACGAATTCCAGATTGAAGAGGAGAACCTTGTATTCGAAGTCGTTGCAGAA GACACAATCGGAGAAGCGGAGTTCTGGGTCGTAGACTTTCAGCCGTACAAGTACAATGAGGATGCCCTGCCGGTCGACCCAGACAACGGTGACATCATAGCGGACAACACCGGCCAGTGCTCCAACGTCATGCCCGTCGGTACCTTCAGCGCCAACGGAGCCGGGTTTTACTTCACGGACGATGGAAACTTCGTCACCAGGAACGTGTCCATAGTCGACGCCAAAGAAGGAAATTTCAAGAGACTCTTTTCAAGTTACGTCAGAGGCCCCACATACTCAGAGCCAGATCAGTATGGTCAAAATGTCACCAAACGTGATTACCATATGAAATACAGAG GAAACCTTGGTTTTTTCTTCAACTGCACAAACAGCAACGGCGACAACATCTGGACCTACCAGAACACCACAGACACCATCGAATACCAGACCACCGTGTACGTGACTAACGTGCGCCCAATAGACCCGACTGACGGAACCCAGGGCTTCGGATTCGTCTCGTCAAGCATCAGCCTCATCTACCGCCTGTCTCGAATTGCCATCGCTAATTTCGTCCTCAGCAGCTCACCGCTTATAAAGCCGATCATCGACTTCGTCATCGTGAGACCGTACTTCGACGATTCCGGAAACCCCGTCACCAGCTTGGCCAGGATTGAAATCCAGTTCAAAACCTATATACCGTCCTCGCAGGCCGACGGCGCCTTGCTGTACTACCTCAACGGCACCGAGAACTACCAACCCGAGAACAACCAGAATTCTCTGGCCAGACACCTGAACTTCACTCTGCCAATTGAGCTTGAACCCTGTATTTTCGTAACATCAGA TCAGTGCATTCAAACCTGGAACTTTGAACTGATTCTGAACGTTGATGATAGCGTTGTGGAAGATGACATGCCGATCGATGCAACAG GGGTTTTTACATTTCAATACAAGCAGTACCAATGTTCAGACACCACAACAGAGCCCCCAACCGGTTGTGCAGAGACTATCGCGTCAACTTTCACCATCTCAATGGATATCACCCTTCag ACTGTGGTTATAGTGAGAGACGCTGAAAGGGATTATCCAAGCCTGTATCTGCTCAGTATCACTGGGACCAATGGTAATGATTTGAGAGGCGGTGTGAGGGCGGGCAACAGAGGCGTAAACCATCTGGAACCCGTCAATATGAAGATACA GATGCTGCCAGAATTTCTCAGAGACCTTTTCAATTTGGAACTGACGCTATTCATGGTGTGCAAGGAAGACCAGACGGCGAATCTAGGG GGTTGCTTGGATGTTGACGTCGGGAATCGATACATCGCTTACAAACACGATGATTTCCGGTTTACGGCCGTGGACGATAACGGAGACGATCAGTCGTACAGTTTCTCGGACTTATCCCTTGACGCTTGGCAGCCAGACGGAGATAATACGACACAGCAGTACCTGGACTACCACGGTTACGACCAGGGTACAAACATCTACGACATCGACTTCACCAACTCCGCGCTGTCCCAGGAGAGACTCGAGTACACCATCACCACGGTCTTCCGTCTGAATGAGAAGACAGAGGGCGTGCTGACACCAGCGAGGAGAAAACGAAGTTTCGCCGAGAGGTATGGCAGAGACGGGCGGGACAATCGTGTGCTTATGGTCCACAGGACAGTGTACACCAGATCTGCACCGGACAGCGCCATTGTGCGACGAGATGCGGAAAGAGGTAGCCGACAGAGGAGAGATATCATGACCAGAGCAAGAGACCCGACAG ATCATCACGTGGCCTTCATGTATGCCGGGTGTCCGGAGGGCTCGCTGTTCGACGAGTCGACGTACAGCTGCATTTGCACCGTGGAAGACGAGTACTACAGCgaaaagtctttcacttgcgTGAGCTCGAAAAGTATCGGCGACACGCCATCCATCAATCCGTCCTCCGGAGACAAGCTACATCCATATTACATCCTTTATTTCAATGTAATTCTGTTTTTAGCTCTGTCAGCATACTTgacaatttga